The proteins below come from a single Prolixibacter sp. NT017 genomic window:
- a CDS encoding response regulator transcription factor → MKTTTIEHPISMRPDLIRASHILVVDDEPDLCEILQFNLESEGFNVDTAFSAEEALELPIEKYDLILLDVMMGEISGFKLANILRKDERLKYIPVIFVTAKTTENDTLTGFNLGAEDYISKPFSVKEVIARVKVALRHVKDQREKKTSVISISNLNIFPEEKKLVINGHTINLTKKEFEILLLLCKHPGKVFTREEILTQIWEQESYILDRTVDVNITRLRKKIGSDSKKIVTRQGYGYCFEPDR, encoded by the coding sequence ATGAAAACAACAACAATTGAGCACCCCATATCAATGAGACCTGACCTGATAAGAGCCAGCCACATATTAGTCGTCGATGATGAACCCGATCTGTGTGAAATTCTCCAGTTCAACCTGGAAAGCGAAGGTTTTAACGTGGATACGGCTTTCTCAGCAGAAGAGGCACTGGAACTCCCAATCGAAAAATATGACCTGATTTTACTGGACGTGATGATGGGCGAAATTTCAGGTTTTAAGCTGGCCAACATACTGAGAAAGGATGAAAGACTAAAGTATATTCCCGTTATTTTTGTTACTGCCAAAACCACTGAAAACGATACTCTGACCGGATTTAATCTTGGAGCTGAAGATTACATTTCCAAACCGTTTTCTGTAAAGGAAGTCATCGCACGTGTAAAAGTAGCACTCAGGCATGTAAAGGACCAACGTGAAAAAAAAACTTCCGTTATCAGCATCAGTAATCTGAACATATTTCCGGAAGAAAAAAAATTGGTCATCAATGGCCACACCATCAACCTGACCAAAAAAGAGTTTGAAATTTTACTGCTGCTTTGCAAACATCCCGGAAAAGTTTTCACCCGGGAAGAAATACTAACCCAAATTTGGGAGCAGGAATCTTATATACTGGATCGAACTGTCGATGTTAATATTACCCGCCTGCGGAAAAAAATTGGAAGCGATAGCAAAAAGATTGTAACCCGTCAGGGATACGGTTATTGTTTTGAACCTGACCGTTAA
- the rho gene encoding transcription termination factor Rho: MYDILELSKKLVPELRDIAKELKIKRVESFKKQDLIYKILDTQAIIASEGKKAEKKPAPKKSPKTDKVEAEKKVTPVEKPVETTPPVKKAAPAATEGSRSKSNDDKNDRRRSRRPRVSKDQENGAPTDKRQTESPRPQDNRFSGPSDSPRGRRDDSRRDDSRRDDSRRDRGDRDQGRQPKYQHQGQQQQHQAPAQHRNNQNQQGRQRDNEKTFEFDGIIQASGVLEIMQDGYGFLRSSDYNYLNSPDDIYVSQSQIKLFGLKTGDNVTGAIRPPKEGEKYFPLIKVVEINGRSPEYIRDRVPFDHLTPLFPDEKFNITGKGYSSLSSRVVDMFSPIGKGQRGLIVAQPKTGKTVLLKEIANAIAGNHPEVYMIVLLIDERPEEVTDMARSVNAEVISSTFDEPAERHVRVANMVLEKAKRMVECGHDVVILLDSITRLARAYNTVAPASGKVLSGGVDANALHKPKRFFGAARNIEEGGSLTILATALTETGSKMDDVIFEEFKGTGNMELQLDRKLSNRRIFPAVDITASSTRREDLLLDKYALDKIWILRNYLTDMNSVEAMQFLKDRLQKTSTNEEFLVSMNDN; this comes from the coding sequence ATGTACGACATTCTTGAGCTTAGCAAGAAACTGGTTCCCGAGTTGCGGGATATTGCTAAGGAGTTGAAAATTAAAAGAGTTGAGTCATTTAAGAAGCAAGACCTTATCTACAAAATACTGGATACACAGGCCATCATTGCTTCAGAAGGCAAGAAGGCTGAAAAGAAACCCGCCCCAAAAAAGAGTCCCAAGACAGATAAGGTCGAAGCAGAGAAAAAAGTTACACCTGTAGAAAAACCGGTTGAAACTACTCCTCCGGTTAAGAAAGCTGCGCCTGCGGCTACAGAAGGATCACGTTCAAAATCAAATGACGATAAAAATGACCGTCGTCGTTCGCGTCGCCCAAGGGTAAGCAAAGATCAGGAAAATGGAGCTCCGACGGATAAAAGACAGACTGAAAGTCCGAGACCGCAGGACAATCGTTTTTCGGGACCATCAGATTCTCCCAGAGGACGCAGAGATGACTCTCGCAGAGACGATTCACGAAGAGATGATTCCCGCAGGGATCGTGGTGACCGTGATCAAGGCAGACAGCCAAAATATCAGCATCAGGGACAGCAACAACAACACCAGGCGCCTGCACAACATCGTAACAACCAAAACCAGCAAGGACGCCAGCGTGACAACGAGAAAACATTTGAGTTCGACGGAATTATTCAAGCTTCAGGCGTACTCGAAATTATGCAGGATGGATACGGCTTCCTTCGTTCTTCAGACTATAACTACCTGAATTCACCAGACGATATTTACGTTTCCCAGTCGCAGATCAAACTATTCGGTTTGAAAACCGGAGACAATGTGACGGGAGCGATTCGTCCTCCGAAAGAGGGAGAAAAATATTTTCCGCTGATTAAAGTGGTTGAGATCAATGGCCGTAGCCCCGAGTATATTCGTGACCGGGTTCCGTTTGATCACCTGACGCCGCTTTTCCCGGATGAAAAATTCAACATTACCGGAAAAGGTTATTCAAGTCTGTCGAGCCGGGTAGTAGATATGTTCTCACCCATTGGTAAGGGACAGCGCGGTTTGATTGTAGCTCAGCCGAAAACCGGTAAAACCGTATTACTGAAAGAGATTGCCAACGCGATTGCCGGTAATCACCCGGAAGTTTACATGATTGTTTTGCTGATTGATGAGCGTCCGGAAGAGGTAACCGATATGGCCCGTAGTGTAAATGCCGAGGTGATTTCATCGACATTCGATGAGCCGGCTGAACGCCATGTGCGTGTAGCCAATATGGTACTCGAAAAAGCAAAGAGAATGGTGGAATGTGGCCACGACGTGGTGATTCTGCTTGACTCGATAACCCGTCTGGCGCGTGCTTACAACACGGTAGCACCGGCATCCGGTAAAGTATTGTCGGGTGGTGTTGATGCCAATGCACTGCACAAGCCGAAGCGTTTCTTTGGTGCAGCCCGTAATATTGAAGAAGGTGGTTCGCTGACGATTCTGGCAACTGCGCTTACCGAAACGGGATCGAAGATGGACGATGTGATTTTCGAGGAGTTCAAGGGAACTGGTAACATGGAGCTTCAGCTCGACCGGAAACTATCGAACCGTCGCATTTTCCCTGCAGTGGATATTACTGCGTCCAGCACACGTCGCGAAGATTTGCTGCTTGACAAATATGCACTGGATAAAATTTGGATTCTGCGGAATTACCTTACCGATATGAACTCCGTTGAGGCAATGCAATTCCTCAAAGATCGTCTTCAGAAGACATCGACTAATGAAGAATTCCTGGTGTCGATGAACGATAACTAA
- a CDS encoding RNA polymerase sigma factor RpoD/SigA: MRQLKITKQVTNREALSLDKYLHEIGKVELLTAEEEVTLAKRIKKGDRKALERLVNANLRFVVSVSKQYQNQGLSLPDLINEGNLGLIKAAQRFDETRGFKFISYAVWWIRQSILQALAEQSRIVRLPLNKIGSINKINKTFAQLEQEFQREPSPEEVAKILDLHPKVVEDSMNASSHHVSMDAPLKEDEDTGNNLYDIMFSQDSPSPDNKLVSESLREEIERSLATLGEREAEVLRYYFGLNGYRPHTLEEIGQEFDLTRERVRQIKEKAIKKLKNQYRNRLLKSYLG, from the coding sequence ATGAGGCAGCTAAAAATAACAAAACAAGTAACCAACCGCGAAGCGTTATCGCTCGATAAGTACCTCCACGAGATAGGCAAGGTAGAATTACTAACAGCCGAAGAAGAAGTAACCCTGGCTAAACGTATCAAAAAAGGTGACCGAAAAGCACTGGAAAGACTCGTGAATGCCAACCTCCGATTCGTCGTTTCAGTATCTAAACAATACCAAAATCAGGGACTAAGCCTCCCCGATTTAATTAACGAAGGAAACCTCGGACTCATCAAAGCTGCACAACGTTTTGATGAAACCAGGGGATTTAAATTCATCTCCTATGCCGTTTGGTGGATACGCCAATCTATCCTTCAGGCATTAGCCGAACAGTCGCGAATTGTGCGCCTGCCGCTGAACAAGATCGGTTCGATTAACAAGATTAACAAAACATTTGCTCAGCTCGAGCAAGAGTTTCAACGTGAACCATCGCCCGAAGAAGTAGCTAAAATTCTCGATTTACATCCCAAAGTTGTGGAAGATTCCATGAATGCCAGCAGCCATCATGTATCGATGGACGCTCCGCTGAAAGAGGATGAAGATACCGGCAATAATCTTTACGACATCATGTTCAGCCAGGACTCACCAAGTCCGGACAACAAGCTTGTCAGCGAATCGCTGCGCGAAGAGATTGAGCGTTCGCTGGCGACATTGGGTGAACGCGAAGCAGAGGTGCTCCGTTACTATTTTGGCTTGAACGGATACCGTCCGCACACGCTGGAAGAGATTGGACAGGAGTTCGATTTAACACGTGAGCGGGTAAGGCAAATCAAGGAAAAAGCCATTAAGAAATTGAAGAATCAGTACCGAAACCGGTTACTGAAATCCTATCTGGGGTAA
- the rpe gene encoding ribulose-phosphate 3-epimerase, with protein MEKLIAPSILASDFTRLGKEIEMLNQSDADYIHCDVMDGVFVPNISFGIPVIGQVNQIAQKPLDVHLMIVDPDRYISAFKKAGADILTVHYEACTHLHRTVQAIKNEGMRASVCLNPHTPVHLLEDIVHELDMVLLMSVNPGFGGQKFIEHTYHKVAELRQLIEKRNADTLIEVDGGVNYETGKKLFEAGANVLVAGSFVFGSDNPAETIHNLKKL; from the coding sequence ATGGAAAAACTGATAGCACCTTCCATTTTGGCTTCCGATTTCACCCGTCTGGGAAAAGAAATTGAAATGTTGAACCAAAGCGACGCCGACTACATTCATTGCGATGTAATGGATGGTGTTTTTGTGCCCAATATCTCTTTCGGAATTCCCGTTATCGGGCAGGTTAACCAAATTGCCCAAAAGCCTCTGGATGTTCACTTGATGATTGTCGACCCTGACCGGTACATCAGCGCATTTAAAAAAGCAGGCGCCGATATCCTTACGGTTCATTACGAAGCGTGCACACACCTGCACCGGACCGTTCAGGCCATTAAGAACGAAGGAATGCGGGCCAGTGTTTGCCTGAATCCGCACACGCCGGTTCATTTGTTGGAAGACATTGTCCACGAACTCGACATGGTTCTGTTGATGTCGGTAAATCCGGGGTTCGGTGGACAAAAATTCATTGAACACACCTACCATAAAGTGGCGGAACTGCGGCAACTGATCGAAAAAAGGAACGCCGATACGTTGATTGAAGTAGACGGTGGAGTGAACTACGAAACCGGTAAGAAGCTATTCGAAGCAGGTGCCAACGTATTGGTGGCCGGAAGCTTTGTTTTTGGTTCCGACAATCCGGCGGAAACCATTCACAACCTGAAAAAATTATAG
- the cfa gene encoding cyclopropane fatty acyl phospholipid synthase has protein sequence MARRGFQEKLNELLQTADVKLNGSRRWDMQVHDERLYRRILAGGSLAAGEAYMDGWWDCEALGELFERLLRARLDEKIKARDWWWDALVARIFNLQKPSRAFQIGKRHYDTGNDLFRIMLDERMIYSCGYWADASSVDEAQEAKLDLVCRKLQLKPGMKVLDIGCGWGGAARFAAERYSVEVVGITVSEQQANFAREYCRGLPVDIRLQDYRDMNEKFDRIFSIGMFEHVGYKNYRTYMKKVRELLKPEGLFLLHTIGGNSSVTRNDPWIAKYIFPNSMLPSPRQITASAEDLFVMEDWHNFGVDYDKTLLAWYHNFEKGWPLLKEHYDERFYRMWRYYLLMCAGAFRARSNQLWQVVLSPEGIKGGYVAPRYRGKSEMELEQKIR, from the coding sequence ATGGCAAGGAGAGGATTTCAGGAAAAGTTAAATGAATTATTGCAAACGGCTGATGTGAAGTTAAACGGCAGTCGCAGGTGGGATATGCAGGTACATGATGAGCGTTTGTACCGCCGGATTTTGGCTGGTGGTTCGCTCGCAGCCGGTGAGGCTTATATGGACGGTTGGTGGGACTGTGAAGCATTGGGCGAACTGTTTGAACGGTTGTTACGTGCCCGCCTCGATGAGAAAATCAAAGCACGGGACTGGTGGTGGGATGCCCTGGTGGCACGGATATTCAATTTGCAAAAGCCTTCGCGGGCCTTTCAGATTGGCAAGCGTCACTACGATACGGGGAACGATCTGTTCCGAATCATGTTGGATGAGCGCATGATATACAGTTGTGGCTATTGGGCCGATGCTTCGTCGGTGGATGAGGCCCAGGAAGCCAAACTCGATTTGGTTTGCCGGAAGCTGCAATTGAAACCGGGCATGAAGGTGCTGGACATCGGTTGCGGTTGGGGAGGTGCCGCCCGTTTTGCTGCCGAACGGTATAGTGTTGAGGTGGTCGGAATCACGGTTTCAGAACAGCAGGCCAATTTTGCCCGGGAATATTGTCGCGGCTTGCCGGTGGACATCCGGCTACAGGATTACCGCGATATGAATGAAAAATTCGATCGGATTTTTTCTATCGGGATGTTCGAACATGTGGGCTACAAGAATTACCGGACTTACATGAAAAAGGTGCGGGAACTGCTCAAGCCGGAGGGATTGTTCCTGTTGCACACCATTGGCGGAAACAGCTCGGTAACCCGGAACGATCCCTGGATTGCCAAATATATTTTCCCGAATTCCATGTTGCCATCACCCAGGCAAATAACTGCGTCAGCAGAAGATCTGTTTGTGATGGAGGACTGGCACAATTTCGGAGTCGATTACGATAAAACCTTGCTGGCGTGGTATCACAATTTTGAAAAAGGCTGGCCGCTGTTAAAAGAACATTACGATGAACGTTTTTACCGGATGTGGCGCTACTACCTGTTAATGTGTGCCGGAGCTTTTCGGGCTCGCAGTAACCAGCTGTGGCAGGTAGTCCTTTCGCCGGAAGGCATCAAAGGCGGATATGTGGCTCCCCGTTACCGGGGAAAATCGGAAATGGAGCTGGAACAGAAAATAAGATAA
- a CDS encoding Mth938-like domain-containing protein, giving the protein MKPVIDYTEFGCIAINGQRYEHDVVIRLDGTIEKRKKKLSKEKYGTSHRISLEEAREIYEEGAERMVVGSGQYDQVTFSEDAIRFLSDKGCLLIVLPTPEAIKYWNKYDKPACGMFHTTC; this is encoded by the coding sequence ATGAAGCCTGTTATTGACTACACCGAATTTGGCTGCATCGCTATTAACGGACAACGTTACGAACATGATGTGGTCATCCGCCTCGACGGAACTATCGAGAAGCGGAAAAAGAAGCTATCGAAAGAGAAATACGGAACTTCGCACCGGATATCGCTCGAAGAAGCCCGCGAAATTTATGAGGAAGGAGCCGAACGGATGGTGGTCGGTTCAGGGCAATACGATCAGGTGACCTTTTCGGAGGATGCCATTCGTTTTCTGAGTGATAAAGGTTGTTTGCTTATCGTGTTACCTACACCGGAAGCCATAAAGTATTGGAATAAATACGACAAACCGGCCTGTGGTATGTTTCATACCACCTGTTAA
- a CDS encoding PP2C family serine/threonine-protein phosphatase codes for MDRERKLLYISGSVKGKQRERNQDRVYVLDEPGYQMFVIFDGVSSYPESYRYIETFMEFLDGHHHEWLDNEKEGLGQLLYLAYLHCRKTFIAGSTTISVLFIPNGTHLPGMVSIGDSRVYAFRKKNMVSLTEDDNVPEMPNILTRWVGHDYLSAEDFRPEEVAYDKQFLLCSDGFYGVMEQNREAFYHALKLPELEKTKEELHRLVEGKNSDDASYILIRIG; via the coding sequence TTGGACAGAGAAAGAAAGCTTTTATACATCTCCGGCTCGGTAAAGGGGAAACAGCGCGAACGGAATCAGGATCGTGTATATGTGCTGGACGAACCGGGATACCAAATGTTTGTGATTTTCGATGGTGTTAGTTCCTACCCGGAGAGTTATCGCTATATCGAAACATTTATGGAGTTTCTGGACGGGCACCACCATGAATGGCTCGATAATGAAAAGGAAGGCTTGGGACAGTTACTTTACCTGGCTTACCTGCATTGTCGCAAAACATTTATTGCCGGCAGCACGACGATCTCGGTTCTTTTTATTCCCAATGGAACGCATCTGCCCGGGATGGTTAGCATCGGAGATTCGCGCGTTTATGCTTTCCGCAAGAAAAATATGGTAAGCCTGACTGAAGACGATAATGTCCCGGAAATGCCCAATATACTTACCCGCTGGGTAGGGCATGATTATTTGTCGGCAGAAGACTTCAGACCTGAAGAGGTTGCATATGACAAACAGTTCCTGCTCTGTTCCGATGGCTTTTACGGAGTGATGGAGCAAAACCGTGAAGCTTTTTACCATGCACTGAAGTTACCGGAGTTGGAAAAAACAAAGGAAGAATTGCATCGCTTAGTGGAAGGAAAGAACAGCGATGACGCCTCATATATTCTAATAAGAATAGGATAG
- a CDS encoding DUF6261 family protein — MISFSLLLTTDVYDVSHRMIGILEPLEAENPEIASALSRIQPVFQRFDKALFKERKSAYTKLLENADRKRDDSFLALRHYLVSCSHRTDVPEYREPAARLLELIRRHDWSAHRSGYTKESTILGSMLTELAEENNVQAQTAIGAAVMVDALKTAQREFAQVMSEKTETEAQDDTGAAYLIRKEMEAVLDKTFAFIDSLADFTGESKWITLKTTLDEMAAQVMAVARARSSREDSDGSDTPEPPEE, encoded by the coding sequence ATGATTTCATTTTCATTATTGCTGACCACCGACGTTTACGATGTAAGCCATCGGATGATTGGTATATTAGAACCCCTGGAGGCTGAAAATCCCGAAATTGCCTCCGCCTTGTCCCGCATTCAACCCGTATTTCAACGTTTTGACAAAGCGTTGTTCAAAGAACGCAAAAGCGCGTACACTAAACTGCTGGAGAATGCTGATCGCAAGCGCGATGATAGTTTTCTGGCATTGCGGCACTACCTGGTATCGTGTAGCCACCGGACCGATGTGCCGGAATACCGCGAACCAGCTGCCCGTTTACTCGAATTGATTCGCCGTCACGACTGGTCGGCACACCGGTCGGGCTACACAAAGGAGAGCACCATTTTAGGCAGTATGCTAACCGAACTGGCTGAAGAGAACAATGTTCAGGCGCAAACTGCTATCGGCGCTGCCGTTATGGTGGATGCCCTGAAGACTGCCCAGCGGGAATTTGCACAAGTGATGAGTGAAAAGACCGAAACAGAAGCGCAGGACGATACCGGCGCTGCCTATTTGATCCGTAAGGAGATGGAGGCTGTGCTGGATAAGACATTTGCGTTTATCGATTCGCTGGCTGATTTCACGGGCGAAAGCAAGTGGATAACCCTGAAAACAACCTTAGACGAAATGGCTGCCCAGGTAATGGCCGTAGCCCGTGCCCGTTCTTCCCGCGAGGATTCAGACGGTTCGGACACGCCGGAGCCGCCGGAAGAATAA
- a CDS encoding aminoacyl-tRNA deacylase translates to MPAKKLKEYLDSHNIHYETISHSMAFNAQRVAATTHIPGKEMAKTVVVKIDGEMSMAVLPASFKIDLDQLKIATGAHLVELASEMEFKSRFPDCEPGAMPPFGNLYDMRVYVAHSLSEDKMIAFNAGTHIELIRMAYRDFDRLVHPTVLKFSKRPMTHHA, encoded by the coding sequence ATGCCTGCAAAAAAGTTAAAAGAGTACCTCGACAGCCACAACATCCATTACGAGACCATCAGCCATTCCATGGCATTCAACGCCCAGCGGGTGGCCGCAACCACCCACATTCCCGGAAAGGAGATGGCCAAAACCGTAGTGGTAAAAATCGATGGCGAAATGTCAATGGCCGTGCTGCCCGCATCGTTTAAGATCGACCTCGACCAGCTGAAAATTGCCACAGGAGCCCACCTGGTTGAACTGGCTTCGGAAATGGAATTCAAAAGCCGTTTTCCCGACTGCGAACCGGGCGCTATGCCTCCGTTCGGCAATCTTTACGACATGCGCGTTTATGTAGCACACAGCCTTTCGGAAGATAAAATGATTGCGTTCAATGCCGGAACGCACATCGAACTGATTCGGATGGCTTACCGCGATTTCGACCGGCTGGTACATCCCACCGTTTTGAAATTCTCGAAACGCCCGATGACCCATCATGCCTGA
- a CDS encoding KamA family radical SAM protein, which produces MKSEMTTARSTASGENAQVDSPDAPVPLVVAGQHPDHLERMSIVPDFPYDKSVTQFINQFYPTATIRDWNNWSWQLKNSIRTSKQLTDILGKTEGELISSLPENHLPFQITPYFASLLSRLPGRHPLYRTVIPTKEELIVSPGEITDPLNETGDSATRLIVHRYPDRVLFLVTGFCSAYCRYCTRSHMVAKRHKGHASTREWDLGIEYIAQNKQIRDVLISGGDPLTLPDFRLEYLLSKLRAIPHVEIIRIGTKVPVVLPMRITNSLTRMLKKYHPLMMSVHFAHPDELSVETQEACNRLADAGIPLGSQTVLLKGINDEVETFKKLNQGLLKVRVRPYYIYQCDPIPGSLHFRTPVSKGLEIIQGLRGYTSGYAVPHFVIDAPGGGGKIPLLPNYVQAIENGEVVLKNYEGNTYTYPDIV; this is translated from the coding sequence ATGAAATCAGAAATGACCACTGCAAGGAGTACTGCTTCTGGTGAGAATGCTCAGGTCGACTCACCGGACGCACCTGTCCCGCTCGTCGTAGCAGGACAACACCCCGACCACCTGGAAAGAATGAGCATTGTCCCGGACTTTCCCTACGACAAATCTGTAACTCAATTTATCAACCAATTTTATCCCACAGCCACCATCCGTGACTGGAACAATTGGAGCTGGCAACTGAAAAACAGCATCCGCACCTCGAAACAGTTAACGGATATTTTGGGAAAAACAGAAGGAGAACTCATCTCCTCCCTCCCCGAAAATCATCTGCCTTTTCAGATTACACCTTATTTCGCCAGTTTGCTAAGCAGATTGCCTGGCCGGCACCCGCTTTACCGGACCGTCATTCCCACGAAGGAAGAGTTAATTGTAAGTCCGGGTGAAATTACCGACCCACTCAACGAGACAGGAGATTCAGCTACCCGACTGATCGTTCACCGCTATCCCGACCGGGTATTATTCCTGGTTACAGGGTTTTGCTCGGCATATTGTCGTTATTGCACCCGTAGTCACATGGTTGCCAAACGACATAAAGGCCATGCCTCAACCCGTGAGTGGGATCTGGGCATTGAATACATCGCTCAGAATAAGCAAATACGTGACGTGCTGATTTCGGGAGGTGACCCCCTCACCTTACCGGACTTCCGCCTGGAATATCTGCTGTCAAAACTTCGGGCTATTCCGCATGTGGAAATTATCCGAATCGGAACCAAAGTTCCGGTGGTGCTTCCCATGCGTATCACCAACTCGCTTACGCGAATGCTGAAAAAATACCATCCGCTGATGATGAGCGTTCACTTTGCACATCCTGACGAGCTTTCAGTGGAAACACAGGAAGCATGCAATCGTTTGGCAGATGCCGGCATTCCGCTGGGTAGCCAGACGGTCTTGCTGAAAGGGATTAACGATGAAGTGGAAACCTTCAAAAAGCTGAACCAGGGATTATTGAAAGTCCGTGTTCGCCCCTACTATATTTATCAGTGTGACCCGATTCCCGGTTCTCTGCATTTTCGCACCCCGGTGAGCAAAGGACTGGAAATCATTCAGGGACTGCGTGGATATACGTCAGGTTATGCAGTACCTCACTTTGTAATCGATGCACCCGGGGGAGGCGGTAAAATTCCGTTGCTTCCCAATTATGTGCAGGCTATCGAAAACGGAGAAGTCGTACTGAAAAACTACGAAGGGAATACATACACCTATCCGGACATTGTTTAA
- a CDS encoding ATP-grasp domain-containing protein, with protein sequence MMNQDTRQVIILHNPLSPNPTEDERDVLDQAHLVKEALKELGYHSQRMEFNLNIPWFINGVREIDPEFIFNLVETVDGRGKLSFMAPAILESRNIRFSGSGSTAMFLTTDKVTAKKILRSEHIATPDWATTSEAIQPEKEYILKPISEDGSVGITDELIYMGNRIEHIPEDWFAEEFIQGREFNVSVLAGARGPEVLPPAEMRFRNYTEERPRILGYKAKWDTDSFEYKNTVRSFAFEAKDTSLLAELKRISAHCWSAFGLKGYARVDFRISNEGIPYVIEINANPCISPDSGFIAACEQAGLGNTEVIKRIIDDIDRK encoded by the coding sequence ATGATGAATCAGGATACCAGACAAGTCATTATTCTGCATAATCCGCTTTCGCCCAATCCTACCGAAGATGAGCGGGACGTGTTGGACCAGGCTCATTTGGTAAAAGAAGCGCTGAAAGAACTCGGGTACCATTCACAACGGATGGAGTTTAATTTGAATATCCCATGGTTTATCAACGGCGTTCGCGAAATCGACCCGGAGTTCATCTTCAATCTTGTGGAGACGGTTGACGGAAGGGGAAAGTTGAGCTTCATGGCACCCGCAATTCTGGAATCCAGAAATATTCGGTTCTCCGGTTCCGGTTCAACGGCCATGTTTCTGACCACAGATAAAGTGACGGCCAAGAAGATTTTACGTTCAGAGCATATCGCCACTCCCGATTGGGCAACAACCAGCGAAGCCATCCAACCGGAAAAGGAATATATTCTGAAACCGATTTCGGAAGATGGTTCCGTCGGTATTACCGATGAGCTCATTTACATGGGAAACCGGATTGAGCACATCCCCGAGGATTGGTTTGCTGAAGAATTTATCCAGGGAAGAGAGTTTAATGTGTCAGTTCTAGCCGGAGCAAGAGGTCCTGAAGTTCTTCCGCCGGCTGAAATGCGCTTCAGGAATTATACCGAGGAACGGCCACGGATTTTAGGCTACAAAGCCAAATGGGATACCGATTCGTTCGAATATAAAAACACGGTCCGCTCTTTCGCATTCGAGGCGAAAGATACTTCGTTGCTCGCCGAACTGAAACGCATCAGTGCGCATTGCTGGTCCGCTTTCGGACTAAAAGGTTATGCGCGGGTTGATTTTCGGATTTCGAATGAAGGAATTCCTTATGTCATCGAAATCAATGCCAACCCATGTATCTCGCCAGACAGTGGTTTTATCGCTGCCTGTGAGCAGGCCGGACTTGGAAATACTGAAGTGATTAAACGAATTATAGATGATATTGACCGAAAATAA
- a CDS encoding GNAT family N-acetyltransferase codes for MILTENKTITFRQEVRPSDYDAVKRILASTGFFRPDEVEIALELVQEYLTRGDESGYHFFFVDVDDETVGYTCYGEIPCTIKNYDLYWIAIDSRHRRSGLGRQLLHKTEDAIRTSKGRFVYIETSGRALYQPTVEFYLRMGYELVAELKDYYDRNDSKLIFNKPL; via the coding sequence ATGATATTGACCGAAAATAAGACCATTACCTTCCGGCAGGAGGTTCGCCCTTCGGATTACGATGCAGTGAAACGCATCCTTGCGTCAACGGGCTTTTTCCGTCCCGACGAGGTAGAAATAGCACTGGAACTCGTTCAGGAATATCTTACTCGTGGTGACGAAAGTGGTTATCATTTTTTCTTCGTGGATGTGGATGACGAAACCGTGGGGTATACTTGCTACGGCGAAATCCCATGTACCATAAAAAACTATGATTTATACTGGATTGCCATCGATTCGCGCCATCGCCGAAGCGGACTGGGCAGACAATTGCTTCATAAAACAGAAGACGCCATCCGGACATCCAAAGGGCGTTTTGTCTACATCGAAACATCGGGACGTGCACTGTACCAGCCCACGGTAGAATTTTATCTCCGCATGGGTTATGAATTGGTAGCTGAACTCAAAGATTATTATGATCGAAATGACAGCAAACTGATTTTCAACAAACCATTATAA